The following coding sequences are from one Arachis hypogaea cultivar Tifrunner chromosome 7, arahy.Tifrunner.gnm2.J5K5, whole genome shotgun sequence window:
- the LOC112701668 gene encoding uncharacterized mitochondrial protein AtMg00860-like: protein MVGGSLLVFFDDILIYSPTWEHHLHHLELVLKLLQQEQLYAKLSKCSFGSAEIDYLGHTISGNGVHMEDAKLQVVMEWKQPQNLNQLWDFLGLSGYYRRFIKGYASIATPLTNLLKKDAFDCKDEAESAFL from the exons ATGGTTG GCGGTTCGTTGCTGGTATTTTTTGACGACATTCTCATCTATAGCCCGACGTGGGAACATCATTTACACCACCTCGAATTAGTTTTAAAGCTATTGCAGCAGGAACAGCTTTATGCCAAGCTTTCGAAGTGCTCCTTCGGCTCGGCAGAGATAGATTATCTTGGCCATACTATATCTGGTAATGGGGTTCATATGGAAGATGCAAAGCTGCAAGTAGTTATGGAGTGGAAACAACCTCAAAACCTTAATCAGCTATGGGATTTTTTAGGTTTGTCGGGTTATTATCGACGCTTCATCAAAGGTTATGCCTCTATTGCTACCCCGCTAACCAATCTGCTCAAGAAGGATGCATTCGACTGCAAAGATGAGGCTGAATCTGCCTTTCTTTAA
- the LOC112703611 gene encoding epidermis-specific secreted glycoprotein EP1 has protein sequence MANKPTQIKTMVSSLPYPKTFLLTLLFLSFSIVNALVPKNETFKYENSGEFGPYIVEYGANYRMISIFTSPFQVGFYNTTPNAFTLALRVGLQRSEQLFRWVWEANRGNPVGEGATFALGADGNLVLAEANGRIAWQTNTSNKDVVAFRLLPNGNMVLIDSKGKFVWQSFDYPTDTLLVGQSLRAQGPSKLVSRLSEKENVNGPYSFVLQPNGLALYYKSKNSPKPIIYGLLLTKNFFFSEKGSLKNVTLASDPESFTLGFDYYVANPSSTGTRVIALPVNNSTLTYLRLEIDGNIRLYTYFLDVRDGVWKEIYTLFDRDSDEESECQLPSRCGNLGLCENNQCVGCPLENGILGWSKDCIAKSVTSCKASDFHYYKIEGVEHYMTKYNVGDKVSESNCGNKCSKDCKCVGYFYHRENSLCWIAYDLQTLTKVANSTHVGYVKVPNS, from the coding sequence aTGGCAAATAAACCCACACAAATCAAAACAATGGTTTCTTCTTTGCCATACCCCAAAACCTTCCTTCTTACACTTTTGTTCTTATCATTCTCTATAGTCAATGCTCTTGTTCCTAAAAATGAGACATTCAAGTATGAAAACTCAGGTGAGTTTGGCCCTTACATTGTAGAGTATGGTGCCAATTACCGAATGATAAGCATATTCACCTCTCCTTTCCAAGTTGGTTTCTATAACACCACCCCAAATGCTTTTACCCTAGCGCTTCGCGTTGGCCTCCAGCGATCGGAGCAGCTTTTCCGATGGGTCTGGGAGGCCAACAGAGGCAATCCCGTCGGCGAGGGTGCCACTTTCGCCCTAGGAGCCGACGGGAACCTTGTGTTGGCCGAGGCCAACGGAAGAATTGCATGGCAAACCAACACAAGCAACAAGGATGTTGTTGCCTTTAGGTTGCTACCAAATGGTAACATGGTGCTAATTGATTCCAAAGGGAAATTTGTTTGGCAAAGTTTTGATTACCCAACGGATACACTCTTAGTGGGCCAGTCTCTAAGGGCTCAAGGCCCATCAAAATTGGTTAGTAGGCTTTCGGAGAAGGAAAATGTTAATGGGCCCTATAGCTTTGTACTTCAGCCCAATGGGCTAGCCCTATACTACAAGAGCAAAAATTCTCCTAAGCCTATTATCTATGGCCTCCTTTTAActaaaaactttttcttttccgAAAAAGGGTCATTGAAAAACGTGACACTTGCATCCGATCCAGAAAGTTTCACCCTTGGATTTGATTACTATGTGGCAAATCCTTCTAGTACTGGCACTAGGGTTATTGCTTTGCCGGTTAATAATAGCACATTGACATACCTTAGGCTTGAAATTGATGGCAACATTAGGTTATACACTTATTTCCTTGATGTGCGTGATGGGGTTTGGAAAGAGATATACACATTGTTTGATAGAGATTCTGATGAAGAAAGTGAGTGTCAATTGCCAAGTAGGTGTGGGAATTTAGGGTTATGTGAAAATAACCAATGTGTTGGTTGTCCTTTGGAGAATGGTATACTTGGTTGGAGCAAAGATTGCATTGCTAAGAGTGTGACTTCTTGCAAGGCTAGTGATTTCCACTACTATAAGATTGAAGGTGTTGAGCATTACATGACCAAGTACAATGTTGGGGATAAGGTAAGTGAGAGCAATTGTGGGAACAAGTGTAGCAAGGATTGCAAGTGTGTTGGGTATTTCTATCATAGGGAGAATTCATTGTGTTGGATAGCTTATGATCTACAAACACTTACTAAAGTGGCAAATTCCACACATGTGGGGTATGTCAAGGTGCCTAATAGTTAA
- the LOC140174424 gene encoding uncharacterized mitochondrial protein AtMg00810-like — MFTQQKYIGELMKKAGMVGCAACHTPLSSTTKISALRGSSFHDPSLYRSVVGSLQYLTIIRPEISYCVNKLARFVRSPLDSHWKMVKCVLRYLNGIACHGLHLKKDIANAAMRITTYSDSDWAVDLDDRKLTTRYYVFLGPNLVSWALKKQTAVARSITITLQLP; from the coding sequence ATGTTTACACAGCAGAAGTACATTGGAGaactaatgaaaaaggctggCATGGTAGGATGCGCAGCCTGTCACACTCCTCTCTCTTCTACAACAAAAATTTCAGCTCTTAGAGGATCAAGCTTCCATGATCCAAGCCTGTACCGATCAGTCGTTGGAAGCCTGCAGTATCTAACTATTATCAGGCCTGAAATAAGCTATTGTGTCAACAAACTTGCTCGATTCGTTCGGTCTCCTCTGGATTCACATTGGAAAATGGTGAAATGTGTGTTGAGGTATCTAAATGGTATTGCATGTCATGGCCTACACCTAAAGAAGGACATTGCAAATGCTGCTATGAGGATTACTACATATAGTGACTCTGACTGGGCTGTTGACTTAGATGATAGAAAATTAACTACTAGATACTATGTGTTTCTTGGTCCGAACCTGGTTTCATGGGCTTTGAAGAAGCAGACGGCTGTGGCCAGATCGATCACTATAACACTCCAAttaccctaa